A genomic window from Pyxicephalus adspersus chromosome 2, UCB_Pads_2.0, whole genome shotgun sequence includes:
- the SLC38A2 gene encoding sodium-coupled neutral amino acid symporter 2 produces MNKQEMGRLNISPDEDSASTNSNDDFNYPEYPAKKLSIKGHYDMDPENQNFLLEPNQIKKKCETEYLPGTTSFGMSVFNLSNAIVGSGILGLSYAMANTGIALFMILLTFVSIFSLYSIHLLLKTANEGGSLLYEQLGFKAFGLFGKIAASGSITMQNIGAMSSYLYIVKYELPLVIRELTGADASANEWYLNGDYLVVMVSLVLILPLSLLRNLGYLGYTSGFSLLCMVFFLIIVIYKKFQITCPLLLENDAINMTLNHTLTHLTTHSPLHSVEMNETINDEVCKPKYFVFNSQTVYAVPILTFSFVCHPAVLPIYQELKGRSRKRMMNVSNVSFFAMFVMYLLAALFGYLTFYGRVEPELLHTYSKVPGAGIIFVIVRLAVLMAVTLTVPIVIFPIRSSITQLLFSGKDFAWWRHILITLVILAFTNFLVIFVPTIRDIFGFIGASAAAMLVFILPSAFYLKLVTKESMKSVQKIGATLFLVSGFIVMIGSMTLIIIDWTHSASPGEH; encoded by the exons atgaACAAACAAGAGATGGGAAGACTTAATATCTCTCCGGATGAGGACAGCGCCAGCACCAACAGCAACGATGATTTCAATTACCCAGAATATCCAGCAAAGAAGCTATCTATTAAGGG gcATTATGATATGGATCCAGAAAACCAAAATTTTCTTCTTGAACCTAATCAGATAAAGAAGAAATGTGAGACTGAATAT CTTCCAGGGACCACATCGTTTGGCATGTCAGTATTTAACCTCAGTAACGCCATTGTGGGAAGTGGAATTCTAGGTCTATCCTATGCCATGGCTAACACTGGGATTGCACTATTCAT gaTCCTACTGACATTTGTGTCAATATTCTCTCTGTATTCTATTCATCTACTATTAAAAACAGCAAATGAAGGAG gtTCTTTATTATATGAGCAGCtgggatttaaagcatttggatTGTTTGGAAAAATTGCAGCTTCTGGATCTATAACCATGCAAAATATTGGAG caaTGTCAAGCTACCTCTACATAGTAAAGTATGAATTGCCCCTTGTGATCAGGGAACTAACTGGTGCTGATGCCAGTGCTAA tgaatgGTACTTAAATGGAGATTATTTAGTTGTAATGGTTTCCTTGGTCCTCATACTGCCATTGTCACTACTGAGAAATTTGG gcTATTTGGGCTACACAAGTGGCTTTTCCCTTCTGTGTATGGTGTTCTTTCTCATTATT GTTATCTACAAGAAATTTCAGATCACATGTCCTCTGTTACTGGAAAATGATGCCATCAACATGACTTTGAACCATACCTTGACTCACTTGACCACACATTCCCCGCTACACAGTGTTGAGATGAACGAGACCATTAATGATGAAGTTTGCAAACCTAAATACTTTGTCTTCAATTCACAG acGGTATATGCTGTACCCATCCTGACTTTCTCCTTTGTCTGTCATCCAGCTGTCCTTCCCATTTACCAGGAACTTAAGGG CCGCAGCCGTAAAAGAATGATGAATGTTTCAAATGTGTCCTTTTTCGCTATGTTTGTCATGTATCTTCTGGCTGCTCTCTTCGGATATTTGACTTTCTATG GACGAGTTGAGCCAGAGTTACTCCACACATACTCTAAAGTTCCTGGAGCCGGAATTATATTTGTCATTGTGCGCCTGGCTGTTCTCATGGCTGTCACCCTAACCGTTCCTATTGTTATTTTCCCT aTCCGTAGCTCCATTACTCAGCTGTTGTTCTCTGGGAAGGACTTTGCATGGTGGCGCCACATTCTGATCACACTTGTGATTCTGGCATTTACCAATTTCCTGGTCATTTTCGTCCCAACCATCAGAGATATTTTTGGATTTATTG GTGCCTCTGCCGCTGCAATGCTGGTCTTTATCCTCCCATCAGCTTTTTACCTGAAGCTTGTTACGAAAGAGTCCATGAAATCAGTGCAGAAGATTGGG gcTACACTGTTCCTTGTAAGCGGTTTTATAGTTATGATTGGAAGCATGACCTTGATCATCATTGACTGGACCCACAGTGCTTCTCCAGGCGAACACTAG